One genomic window of Stenotrophomonas lactitubi includes the following:
- a CDS encoding head-tail adaptor protein, whose product MNAGHFNRRIRIERQDGRVDAWGQPLDAWQAVAELWTAITADATDSVQRLTLESRLPATIRRQRFHVRLAAARQAGIQAGMRIVHDGRVFDITGVAPDFSRRQTTVLFTEQSSGTA is encoded by the coding sequence ATGAACGCCGGTCACTTCAACCGTCGCATCCGCATCGAGCGCCAGGATGGGCGCGTAGATGCGTGGGGACAGCCGCTGGATGCCTGGCAAGCGGTGGCGGAACTATGGACCGCCATCACCGCCGATGCCACCGACAGCGTGCAGCGGCTGACGCTTGAGAGCCGACTGCCGGCAACGATCCGCCGCCAGCGGTTCCATGTCCGCCTTGCGGCCGCGCGGCAGGCCGGCATCCAGGCTGGCATGCGCATCGTGCACGACGGCAGGGTCTTCGACATCACCGGTGTTGCCCCGGACTTCAGTCGGCGCCAGACCACGGTGCTGTTCACCGAACAGTCTTCAGGCACGGCCTGA
- the gp17 gene encoding tail completion protein gp17 — protein sequence MSYEAQLHALLGPLLQGRLHPDVPPEPVIYPCAVYQQVGGQSVWFNEGSIPGQKHARVQLTVWADSRAQANTLIRDIEDKVCAGLPTAESFGAAIAVHEPVLRKYGARLDFGLWYADL from the coding sequence ATGAGTTACGAAGCACAGCTGCATGCGTTGCTGGGCCCCCTGCTGCAGGGCCGGCTGCATCCCGATGTTCCGCCGGAACCGGTCATCTACCCGTGTGCTGTCTACCAGCAGGTGGGTGGACAGTCCGTGTGGTTCAACGAAGGTTCCATTCCCGGACAGAAACACGCTCGCGTGCAGCTGACGGTCTGGGCAGACAGTCGCGCCCAGGCCAACACCCTGATCCGCGACATCGAAGACAAGGTCTGCGCGGGACTGCCGACGGCCGAGTCATTCGGCGCTGCAATCGCCGTGCATGAACCCGTGCTGCGCAAGTACGGCGCGCGGCTCGATTTCGGCCTGTGGTACGCCGACCTGTAA
- a CDS encoding phage tail protein, which translates to MALKLPKGTQFGFAPVISTAIATTAISKAAPALASVAANSVDTGDVVVIELPGWPALNNRATRAGAEATGSVELLGIDTTDNVLFPATSGAGVLRKAGVFVDLDQQGDPTTAGGEQQYWSGTLLEDPTGRQVQMPTFKNAKTITLPLFYDPKKPWYSALKNVDAKGEPVILRAKLVGGDVLYWYGYLSYNGDPTMAANTPMGTTATFTALADSILVEGA; encoded by the coding sequence ATGGCACTCAAGCTTCCCAAGGGCACCCAGTTCGGCTTCGCACCGGTCATCTCCACCGCTATCGCTACCACCGCCATCTCCAAGGCCGCGCCGGCACTGGCCAGCGTCGCCGCCAACAGCGTCGACACCGGCGATGTGGTGGTCATTGAACTGCCGGGCTGGCCGGCCCTGAACAACCGTGCGACCCGTGCCGGTGCTGAAGCCACCGGCAGCGTTGAACTGCTGGGCATCGACACCACCGACAACGTGCTGTTCCCCGCCACCAGCGGTGCCGGCGTGCTGCGCAAGGCCGGTGTCTTCGTCGACCTGGACCAGCAGGGCGACCCGACCACCGCCGGTGGCGAGCAGCAGTACTGGAGCGGCACGCTGCTGGAGGACCCGACCGGCCGCCAGGTGCAGATGCCGACCTTCAAGAACGCCAAGACCATCACCCTGCCGCTGTTCTACGATCCGAAGAAGCCGTGGTACTCGGCCCTGAAGAACGTCGACGCCAAGGGCGAACCGGTGATCCTGCGTGCCAAGCTGGTCGGCGGCGACGTGCTGTACTGGTACGGCTACCTGAGCTACAACGGCGACCCGACCATGGCCGCCAACACCCCGATGGGCACCACCGCGACCTTCACCGCGCTGGCTGACTCCATCCTGGTCGAGGGCGCCTGA
- a CDS encoding phage tail assembly chaperone, whose amino-acid sequence MFQVKAPESFRSTLTIIGHGREQKLNLTYRHLPVADYASLLERLAEDELSVAQAILDIVVDWDADVALDTAGVELALQQQAGLDGAIIGGYTQALQVARKGN is encoded by the coding sequence ATGTTCCAGGTAAAGGCGCCGGAGAGTTTCAGGAGCACCCTGACCATCATCGGTCACGGTCGCGAGCAGAAGCTCAACCTGACCTACCGTCATCTGCCGGTGGCTGACTACGCCAGTCTGCTGGAGCGGTTGGCCGAGGACGAGCTGAGCGTGGCACAGGCGATCCTGGACATCGTGGTGGATTGGGATGCCGATGTGGCGCTGGACACCGCCGGCGTCGAGCTGGCGCTGCAGCAGCAGGCCGGCCTCGATGGCGCGATCATCGGTGGCTACACCCAGGCCCTGCAGGTCGCACGCAAGGGAAACTGA
- a CDS encoding DUF1799 domain-containing protein, which translates to MQLGLKAKHFPPPQVELWPECVLPIELFSRVATQWRVGAGGPIGLDYNVVYQELEREALAPDKRDEVMAGIRIIERAALEHMQQH; encoded by the coding sequence ATGCAGCTTGGATTGAAGGCAAAGCACTTTCCGCCACCACAGGTCGAGTTGTGGCCGGAGTGCGTGCTTCCCATCGAACTTTTCTCGCGGGTTGCCACCCAGTGGCGCGTCGGCGCAGGTGGCCCGATCGGGCTGGACTACAACGTGGTCTACCAGGAGCTGGAGCGCGAGGCACTCGCGCCGGACAAGCGCGATGAAGTGATGGCGGGAATCCGCATCATCGAACGCGCGGCTCTGGAGCACATGCAACAGCACTAA
- a CDS encoding phage tail tape measure protein, translating to MSQLATAAQQLPVQLTQATVLHQALNTVMSSSVSMMSTLVQQLTATAMKAAATQAAIESRQANPLSTGALGVAPFASINVPDFVEKQRKYGSGMLNGVPLLPPEKKEATEEADKKTGFAGAGKGVEAAFDSYLSKAEDTATTTKAAFDKAFAGAETALYKFVTTGKSGFRDLTKAIIADLERIALQQAIVWGVKTIASFFGGASAAPSSSFASGFGNNTGWLSGGNMTPNALGGVYASPSLSAYSGGIYNTPQLFAFAKGAGVFGEAGPEAIMPLQRGPDGRLGVAAHGGGGGVGVNIRIDNNGGKEVTSNESMLQQFGNEIGQFVERKYRDLQMRDMKAGGVLSRSAAR from the coding sequence GTGAGCCAGCTCGCCACCGCTGCACAGCAGCTGCCCGTCCAGCTCACCCAGGCCACGGTGCTGCACCAGGCACTGAATACTGTCATGAGCAGCAGTGTTTCCATGATGAGCACACTGGTGCAGCAACTGACCGCGACGGCAATGAAAGCGGCTGCCACGCAGGCAGCTATCGAGAGCCGACAGGCCAACCCTCTGAGCACGGGTGCGCTGGGCGTCGCGCCGTTTGCTTCGATCAACGTACCCGACTTCGTTGAAAAACAGCGGAAGTACGGCAGTGGAATGCTCAACGGCGTGCCCCTGCTTCCGCCCGAGAAGAAAGAAGCGACTGAAGAAGCAGATAAGAAGACGGGCTTTGCCGGTGCAGGAAAAGGCGTGGAGGCTGCATTTGACAGCTATCTGAGCAAGGCTGAAGACACCGCGACAACGACGAAGGCTGCCTTCGACAAGGCCTTCGCCGGCGCCGAGACGGCGCTCTACAAGTTCGTGACCACGGGCAAGTCCGGCTTCCGCGACCTCACCAAGGCCATCATTGCCGATCTCGAACGCATCGCCCTGCAGCAGGCGATCGTATGGGGGGTGAAGACCATCGCCAGCTTCTTTGGCGGAGCCAGCGCAGCACCCAGTTCCAGCTTTGCGAGCGGGTTCGGCAACAACACGGGCTGGTTGAGCGGCGGCAACATGACACCCAATGCACTCGGCGGCGTCTATGCATCGCCCAGCCTGTCGGCTTACTCCGGTGGCATCTACAACACCCCGCAGTTGTTCGCCTTCGCCAAGGGCGCAGGCGTATTCGGTGAAGCGGGGCCTGAAGCGATCATGCCGCTGCAGCGCGGGCCCGACGGGCGCCTGGGAGTGGCGGCACACGGTGGCGGTGGCGGTGTGGGAGTCAACATCCGCATCGACAACAACGGCGGCAAGGAAGTCACCAGCAACGAAAGCATGCTGCAGCAGTTCGGCAACGAGATCGGCCAGTTCGTGGAACGCAAGTACCGCGACCTGCAGATGCGTGACATGAAGGCTGGCGGCGTCCTCAGCAGGAGTGCAGCACGATGA
- a CDS encoding phage tail protein: MTDTFTWAATSQSTGTTTATVKRARFGDGYAQAAPDGLNARLRSYQLQFVGNRRTISEIVAFLDGHVGQSFFWRGPLGTGLYGCDTYTDSHLGGSVFSITATFEQTYQP, encoded by the coding sequence ATGACCGACACCTTTACCTGGGCAGCAACCAGTCAGAGCACCGGCACCACCACCGCCACCGTCAAGCGTGCACGGTTCGGCGATGGATACGCTCAGGCCGCGCCGGATGGGCTCAATGCCCGCCTGCGCAGCTACCAGCTGCAGTTCGTCGGCAATCGCAGGACGATCAGCGAGATCGTGGCCTTCCTGGATGGCCATGTGGGCCAGAGCTTCTTCTGGCGAGGCCCGCTGGGAACCGGTCTGTACGGCTGCGACACCTATACCGACAGCCATCTGGGTGGATCGGTGTTCAGCATCACCGCGACGTTCGAACAGACGTACCAGCCGTAG